From one Salmo salar chromosome ssa09, Ssal_v3.1, whole genome shotgun sequence genomic stretch:
- the LOC106613197 gene encoding olfactory receptor 52J3 — protein MMSVQTLNQTVSYHLQIASFDIPSPMTYPVFIMGLLLYLFSIFCNLTIMLLIITQRTLHKPMFYILFSLPLNDLVGISSMLPRVLSDIVTQTHSVYYPTCVFQAFLCHMYGGGVLFVLAAMSIDRYFAICKPLQYPSIMTPFTLCVIISAAWGLDMAMILTLFALQSRVKRCKAYIQNIYCDNPSLLRLSCGEDLTANNIYGLAMTALMQIISVGIQLFSYINILVICIINRQSDTKSKAVNTCVAQLVTFLLFELTSTFVILSYRFQNIPHNAQKLCGMMIYLLLPIINPIIYGMKTKDIRSAFFMVVRKKKIAFK, from the coding sequence ATGATGTCGGTCCAGACTCTTAATCAAACAGTCAGTTACCACTTGCAGATTGCCAGTTTTGACATCCCTTCCCCAATGACCTACCCTGTGTTCATCATGGGTCTCCTGCtctatctgttctctattttcTGTAACCTGACCATCATGCTGTTGATCATCACACAGCGGACTCTTCACAAGCCCATGTTTTACATCCTCTTCAGTCTCCCCCTGAATGACCTGGTAGGAATCAGCTCTATGCTACCCAGGGTGTTGTCAGACATCGTGACTCAGACTCACTCTGTGTACTACCCCACATGTGTTTTTCAAGCTTTTCTTTGCCACATGTACGGGGGTGGTGTGCTTTTTGTACTTGCAGCGATGTCAATTGATAGATATTTTGCCATTTGCAAACCACTGCAATACCCCTCGATCATGACACCTTTTACACTATGTGTTATTATATCAGCTGCTTGGGGCCTGGACATGGCCATGATACTGACCCTGTTTGCTCTTCAGTCCCGAGTTAAGAGGTGCAAGGCTTACATACAAAATATCTACTGTGACAACCCCTCTCTACTTCGCCTCTCATGTGGAGAAGATCTCACAGCTAACAACATTTATGGTTTGGCTATGACAGCGCTTATGCAGATTATCAGTGTTGGTATtcagctattttcctatattaaCATTCTTGTAATATGCATAATTAATCGACAATCTGACACCAAGAGCAAGGCTGTAAACACCTGTGTTGCTCAGCTAGTGACATTTCTCCTTTTTGAACTTACTTCCACCTTTGTAATACTGTCATATCGCTTTCAGAACATACCTCATAATGCACAGAAACTGTGCGGTATGATGATCTATCTGCTCCTACCAATTATTAATCCAATTATATATGGGatgaaaacaaaggacatcaGATCAGCATTTTTCATGGTGGTGAGGAAGAAAAAGATAGCGTTCAAGTGA
- the LOC106613198 gene encoding putative gustatory receptor clone PTE01 — MDNVSFSVSYKLTLDPFYIPPGGKYPIFFLGIAIYSFGVFCNLTLLSVIVMQRNLHKPMYFILFNLPLNDLIGITAMLPKVLSDIVTETNTVFYPLCVIQGFLLHMYGGAVLFILAAMAFDRYVAICQPLRYSTIMTPRNVALIILLVWGLDLLLILLLFSLQIKLPRCRSSIMNVFCDNPSLLKLTCGNTTLNNVIGLFNTAVMQIISVSIQIFSYVKILITCLVTRKSEAKSKALNTCVAQLVIFFIFEVVGTFTIVSHRFKNVSADLQKIMGMLIFLVSPLMNPIVYGLNASEIRITLLKVFLNKVSV, encoded by the coding sequence ATGGATAACGTATCCTTCAGCGTCAGCTATAAGTTAACTCTGGACCCATTTTATATTCCACCTGGTGGAAAGTATCCCATCTTTTTCCTGGGCATTGCTATCTATTCATTTGGTGTGTTCTGCAACCTGACCTTACTGTCTGTCATCGTCATGCAAAGGAACCTTCACAAACCCATGTATTTTATTCTCTTCAATCTTCCTCTCAACGATCTGATAGGAATCACTGCAATGCTCCCAAAGGTGCTGTCAGACATTGTGACTGAGACAAACACGGTCTTTTACCCTCTATGTGTTAttcaggggtttttgctccacaTGTACGGAGGTGCGGTTCTCTTTATTCTTGCGGCTATGGCCTTTGATCGTTATGTTGCCATCTGCCAGCCGTTGAGGTACAGTACTATTATGACACCCAGGAATGTGGCGCTCATTATTTTACTGGTTTGGGGTCTTGACCTCCTCTTGATCCTACTGCTGTTCTCTCTGCAGATAAAGCTGCCCCGGTGTAGATCCTCCATAATGAATGTGTTTTGTGATAACCCCTCCCTTCTTAAACTCACCTGTGGTAATACTACACTGAATAATGTCATAGGACTGTTTAACACAGCAGTCATGCAGATTATAAGTGTATCCATTCAGATTTTTTCCTATGTGAAGATTCTGATCACTTGCTTGGTTACAAGAAAGTCAGAAGCTAAGAGTAAGGCTTTGAACACCTGTGTGGCACAGTTGGTCATATTCTTCATATTTGAGGTTGTAGGAACCTTCACAATTGTATCACACAGATTCAAGAATGTCTCAGCTGACTTGCAAAAGATTATGGGCATGCTCATCTTTCTAGTATCTCCACTTATGAATCCAATTGTATACGGGCTGAATGCAAGTGAAATACGAATCACCCTACTGAAAGTATTTCTCAACAAAGTATCAGTCTGA